Proteins encoded within one genomic window of Panicum virgatum strain AP13 chromosome 1N, P.virgatum_v5, whole genome shotgun sequence:
- the LOC120656151 gene encoding WAT1-related protein At5g07050-like isoform X2, producing MRPPAEQHSGELLRKLSAALSQYTFFYGLQYTNAIFAITFTNMAPVLTFLIAVLLRSKSVKLLGGKSFSIDGSAVHQILGIPLGGKKVPTKSSSHSKSIVLKDTSGSRQATKIDDLIATVNQNDSGVFVMQLLLSYRGKTHFHFKQEHAKPIRESLTYYLCTHEDNEIVLLDIKNIACQHGIFLENNVQGRKRYF from the exons ATGCGGCCGCCGGCAGAACAGCATTCCGGCGAGTTACTTCGCAAGCTAAG CGCCGCTCTCTCTCAATACACCTTCTTCTACGGACTGCAGTACACGAATGCGATATTCGCTATAACTTTCACCAACATGGCTCCTGTGCTCACTTTCCTCATTGCAGTCTTACTAAG GTCTAAGTCTGTCAAGCTTCTTGGTGGTAAATCTTTCAGCATTGATGGAAGTGCAGTTCATCAAATCTTGGGGATCCCCCTTGGTGGCAAGAAAGTTCCAACAAAATCATCTAGTCATTCAAAGTCCATTGTTCTCAAGGACACAAGTGGATCGAGACAGGCAACTAAAattgatgatctcattgccacgGTTAacca GAATGACAGTGGTGTTTTTGTGATGCAACTTCTGTTGTCATACAGGGGAAAGACTCACTTCCACTTCAAACAA GAACACGCAAAGCCAATCCGAGAATCGCTAACCTATTATCTTTGCACGCATGAGGATAATGAGATTGTTCTACTAGATATCAAGAACATAGCATGTCAACAT GGTATTTTTCTGGAAAACAATGTGCAAGGCAGGAAAAG gtATTTCTGA
- the LOC120656151 gene encoding uncharacterized protein LOC120656151 isoform X1, with product MRPPAEQHSGELLRKLSAALSQYTFFYGLQYTNAIFAITFTNMAPVLTFLIAVLLSSNFSLVKMTRLVGRLSKKQKEIVTDCGFGSIVALNCSSIPNNLVIWLAKHYDSRSKSVKLLGGKSFSIDGSAVHQILGIPLGGKKVPTKSSSHSKSIVLKDTSGSRQATKIDDLIATVNQNDSGVFVMQLLLSYRGKTHFHFKQEHAKPIRESLTYYLCTHEDNEIVLLDIKNIACQHGIFLENNVQGRKRYF from the exons ATGCGGCCGCCGGCAGAACAGCATTCCGGCGAGTTACTTCGCAAGCTAAG CGCCGCTCTCTCTCAATACACCTTCTTCTACGGACTGCAGTACACGAATGCGATATTCGCTATAACTTTCACCAACATGGCTCCTGTGCTCACTTTCCTCATTGCAGTCTTACTAAG CTCCAACTTTTCACTTGTGAAGATGACTAGATTGGTTGGTAGACTGTCAAAAAAGCAGAAAGAGATAGTCACAGATTGTGGATTTGGATCGATTGTTGCTCTTAACTGCTCATCTATTCCAAATAATCTAGTAATTTGGCTGGCAAAGCATTATGATTCCAGGTCTAAGTCTGTCAAGCTTCTTGGTGGTAAATCTTTCAGCATTGATGGAAGTGCAGTTCATCAAATCTTGGGGATCCCCCTTGGTGGCAAGAAAGTTCCAACAAAATCATCTAGTCATTCAAAGTCCATTGTTCTCAAGGACACAAGTGGATCGAGACAGGCAACTAAAattgatgatctcattgccacgGTTAacca GAATGACAGTGGTGTTTTTGTGATGCAACTTCTGTTGTCATACAGGGGAAAGACTCACTTCCACTTCAAACAA GAACACGCAAAGCCAATCCGAGAATCGCTAACCTATTATCTTTGCACGCATGAGGATAATGAGATTGTTCTACTAGATATCAAGAACATAGCATGTCAACAT GGTATTTTTCTGGAAAACAATGTGCAAGGCAGGAAAAG gtATTTCTGA